The following proteins are co-located in the Actinomycetota bacterium genome:
- a CDS encoding RNA polymerase sigma-70 factor — MTEDPFVTHRSLLFAVAYEMLSSAADAEDVVQETWLRWADVDQAEVRDPRAYLVRIVTRQSLNRLRTLSRRREEYVGEWLPEPLLTSPDVAEDVELAESVSIAMLTVLETLGPAERATFVLREVFDTPFDEIAAALDKSPSAVRQIAHRAREHVAARRPRMQVSTTEQQAVVERFLTAVNTGDVQGLLDVMAPDVVLVADGGGLVAAVRHPVTGAQRVARLLAGIAAIAPRARVGTMWLNGAPAVRIDLDGELDTAASLVVDDGRITRIYAVRNPQKLARLGEAAPLTR; from the coding sequence ATGACCGAGGACCCGTTCGTCACCCATCGCAGCCTGCTCTTCGCCGTCGCCTACGAGATGCTCAGCTCGGCTGCCGACGCCGAGGACGTGGTCCAGGAGACCTGGCTGCGCTGGGCGGACGTCGATCAGGCTGAGGTGCGCGACCCGCGCGCCTACCTGGTCCGGATCGTCACCCGGCAGTCGCTCAACCGGCTCCGCACCCTGAGCAGGCGCCGCGAGGAGTACGTCGGGGAGTGGCTGCCGGAGCCGCTGCTGACCAGCCCCGACGTGGCCGAGGACGTCGAGCTCGCCGAGAGCGTCTCGATCGCGATGCTCACCGTGCTGGAGACGCTCGGCCCCGCGGAGCGCGCGACGTTCGTGCTGCGGGAGGTCTTCGACACGCCGTTCGACGAGATCGCCGCTGCGCTGGACAAGTCCCCGTCGGCGGTCCGTCAGATCGCACATCGGGCCCGGGAGCACGTGGCCGCTCGACGGCCGCGGATGCAGGTGAGCACGACCGAGCAGCAGGCCGTGGTGGAGCGGTTCCTCACAGCGGTCAACACCGGTGACGTGCAAGGCCTGCTCGACGTGATGGCACCCGACGTGGTGCTGGTCGCCGACGGTGGGGGCCTCGTGGCCGCGGTCCGGCACCCGGTCACCGGCGCGCAGCGGGTGGCCCGGCTCCTGGCCGGCATCGCCGCGATCGCACCCCGCGCCCGCGTCGGCACCATGTGGCTCAACGGCGCCCCGGCCGTCCGGATCGATCTCGACGGAGAGCTCGATACCGCGGCCAGCCTGGTCGTCGATGACGGCCGGATCACCCGCATCTACGCGGTCCGCAACCCCCAGAAGCTGGCCCGGCT